Proteins encoded by one window of Juglans regia cultivar Chandler chromosome 15, Walnut 2.0, whole genome shotgun sequence:
- the LOC108991611 gene encoding deSI-like protein At4g17486, protein MKFGSKKSIMPFRLKCKSASRFSVFHLKRKSATRFCMFPKAKSTSYGPGDTPVYLNVYDLTPMNGYVYWAGLGIFHSGVEVHGVEYAFGAHDYPTSGVFEVEPQQCPGFKFRRSIFIGTTSLDPNQVRSFMERHSSSYHGDTYHLIAKNCNHFCTDVCYKLTGKPIPKWVNRLAKIGSICNRILPKTLKVSAVRHDHDYELHDSEKKRLRSSFSCLSSISTRQKQLSTSSLFLQSPLKGCLPPWELRWSHFGSLKER, encoded by the exons ATGAAGTTTGGATCAAAGAAATCCATTATGCCTTTTCGGTTGAAATGCAAATCAGCCTCCCGGTTTTCTGTGTttcatttgaaaagaaaatcagCCACCAGGTTTTGTATGTTCCCTAAGGCGAAGTCAACTAGCTATGGTCCTGGCGATACTCCAGTCTATCTTAATGTGTATGACTTGACACCCATGAATGGCTATGTTTACTGGGCAGGTCTTGGTATCTTTCATTCTGGTGTGGAAG TTCACGGTGTAGAATATGCATTTGGAGCTCATGACTACCCCACGAGTGGTGTTTTTGAGGTTGAACCGCAGCAGTGCCCAGGCTTCAAGTTCAGGAGATCAATATTCATTGGGACCACCAGCTTGGACCCTAATCAGGTGAGATCATTCATGGAGCGCCACTCATCAAGCTACCATGGAGATACATATCACCTAATTGCCAAGAACTGCAATCATTTCTGCACGGACGTTTGTTACAAGCTCACAGGAAAACCTATTCCAAAATGGGTAAATCGACTAGCAAAAATAG GTTCGATATGCAACCGGATACTCCCGAAAACCCTCAAGGTATCTGCTGTAAGGCATGACCATGATTACGAACTGCATGATAGTGAGAAGAAGAGGCTAAGAAGTTCCTTCAGTTGCCTGTCCTCGATCTCCACAAGGCAAAAGCAATTATCAACATCTTCATTATTTCTACAATCGCCCTTGAAAGGTTGCTTACCACCATGGGAATTAAGGTGGTCTCACTTTGGTTCTTTGAAAGAAAGGTGA
- the LOC108991724 gene encoding J domain-containing protein required for chloroplast accumulation response 1-like, with protein sequence MERVSQRETVLLKYSSLRRSFTNSSSSPKAPCRELDLDFHDVFGGPPRRSSVQENRFSFNEAADFHGRRGEEDEALSCPVIGGKPVFGDENEINRRRCLSNDFFDDIFRGDESVSPAQALPPKADPFSLPAKLTKGMDSPVFGSTLHSSSKYKDGASNGISLSNSSTSTPSGFSSQAIQCQEELGNDVQSSYRQSPSSPKISRVSLESSDLNNSDKRDREGNGKKDSSSLEVPRESGQFHFSIYRWASKGVPLATLFRGNRSAKFERCSSSNGWLESGRMVRESSTKSSKMECNQQENDSILDTRVQDMVEPCQSVSELSLPTPESETLSCHQNAVDDVPGNAILHEKREEIKPQSLSVIELGDNAKQVHKPAVKVKPSHSLFLDNKYERGNDGIGEKGDGKERTVISTKEPLVLVDASKNVKKQDGKRTTFQDSTMYSADKLGRNRVKGRVKDFVKIFNQGASQKPKDNIDIDCGIQSSKGKKRDTYRVVNEVSIGTLGSDENTPRAKADEYLKQSEKEDSAFKTTNYIFSDTLSAQKDYSPSNASILNGSKAIIEDADESFRGNYIIKELPQGHNELPQSVDKDEEINVIDAKIRHWSNGKAGNIRSLLSTLQYVLWPESGWKPVALVDIIEGTSVKRAYQKALLCLHPDKLQQKGAASDKKYIAEKVFDILQEEWTHFNSLGAL encoded by the exons ATGGAGAGAGTTTCACAGAGAGAGACTGTTCTTTTAAAGTATAGTAGTCTTCGGCGATCTTTCACGAACTCCAGCTCTTCGCCGAAGGCTCCCTGCAGAGAACTGGATTTAGATTTCCACGATGTGTTCGGCGGACCACCGAGGCGGTCGTCAGTTCAAGAAAATCGGTTCAGTTTCAACGAAGCCGCGGATTTCCATGGACGTAGAGGGGAGGAGGATGAAGCACTTTCATGTCCTGTTATTGGCGGTAAGCCTGTGTTTGGGGATGAGAATGAGATCAATCGAAGGCGGTGCCTGAGCAATgatttctttgatgacatattcCGAGGCGATGAATCTGTGAGCCCTGCCCAAGCCCTGCCACCCAAAGCTGACCCATTCAG CTTACCTGCCAAATTGACCAAGGGGATGGACTCGCCGGTATTTGGTTCCACCCTTCATAGTTCGTCTAAATACAAGGATGGTGCATCCAATGGAATTAGCCTTTCTAATTCTTCAACTTCAACCCCTTCGGGATTCTCAAGCCAAGCAATTCAATGCCAAGAGGAGTTGGGGAATGATGTTCAGTCATCTTATCGCCAAAGCCCTTCATCTCCGAAGATCTCTCGTGTCAGCTTGGAGTCGTCAGACTTGAATAACTCTGATAAAAGAGACAGAGAAGGCAACGGGAAAAAGGATTCAAGTAGTTTGGAGGTCCCAAGGGAAAGTGGTCAGTTTCACTTTTCTATATACAGATGGGCTAGCAAAGGAGTGCCATTGGCGACACTTTTTAGAGGGAATAGATCTGCCAAGTTTGAGAGATGCTCAAGCTCAAATGGATGGCTGGAAAGTGGAAGAATGGTGAGGGAATCATCTACAAAGTCCTCTAAGATGGAATGCAACCAACAGGAAAATGACTCTATTCTTGATACAAGAGTTCAAGATATGGTAGAACCATGTCAAAGTGTTTCAGAATTAAGCCTTCCCACACCAGAATCAGAAACCCTGAGCTGCCATCAAAATGCTGTTGATGATGTTCCTGGTAATGCCATCTTGCacgaaaaaagagaagaaataaaacCTCAATCTCTGTCCGTGATAGAATTGGGTGATAATGCCAAGCAAGTTCACAAGCCTGCAGTGAAAGTCAAACCCTCACATTCTCTGTTCCTTGATAACAAATATGAACGAG GCAATGATGGAATAGGTGAAAAAGGTGACGGTAAAGAAAGGACAGTTATAAGCACAAAAGAGCCATTAGTACTTGTTGATGCAAGTAAAAATGTAAAGAAACAAGATGGAAAAAGAACTACTTTTCAGGATTCAACCATGTACTCAGCTGACAAGCTTGGGAGGAACAGAGTTAAGGGAAGGGTCAAAGACTTTGTTAAAATTTTCAACCAAGGAGCTTCTCAAAAACCCAAAGACAATATTGATATTGACTGTGGAATTCAAAGCTCTAAAGGGAAGAAGAGAGACACTTACAGAGTAGTGAATGAAGTAAGCATTGGCACACTTGGATCAGATGAGAATACTCCAAGGGCCAAA GCAGATGAATATCTGAAACAGTCAGAGAAAGAAGATTCTGCCTTCAAGACCACCAACTATATATTCAGTGATACTTTGTCGGCACAAAAGGATTACTCACCATCAAACG CATCAATTCTTAATGGCTCGAAGGCTATAATTGAAGACGCGGATGAGTCCTTCCGAGGGAACTACATT ATAAAAGAATTACCCCAAGGCCACAATGAACTGCCTCAAAGTGTTGACAAAGATGAAGAAATCAAT GTTATCGATGCAAAAATAAGACACTGGTCCAATGGAAAGGCAGGAAATATAAGATCATTGCTCTCGACTTTACAATAT GTTCTTTGGCCAGAGAGTGGGTGGAAGCCTGTAGCTCTTGTTGATATAATTGAAGGAACTTCAGTGAAAAGAGCTTATCAGAAAGCTTTACTCTGCCTACATCCAGATAAGCTACAGCAGAAGGGTGCTGCTTCGGATAAAAAATACATTGCAGAAAAAGTTTTTGATATTTTGCAG gaGGAATGGACTCATTTCAACTCGCTTGGCGCATTGTGA
- the LOC108991720 gene encoding arabinosyltransferase RRA3-like, with protein sequence MAGRALMRDKGQSLRRSRIAAAILTGVLIGCVFAFVLPHGLFSSDQPIQNRRIGKSGLQAFSSSCELPERINMIKSDIASLSDKNAELNKQVKDLTERLRFAEQGKDHAQMQFLDMGEKHKAGPFGTVKGLRTNPTVIPDELVNPRLAKILEEVAIRKELIVALANSNVQAMLEVWFTSIKKVGISNYLVVALDDHIEHFCKSNGVPVYKRDPDEGIDSVAKTGGNHAVSGLKFRILREFLQLGYSVLLSDVDIVYLQNPFDYIYRDSDVESMSDGHNNMTAYGFNDVFDEPAMGWARYAHTMRIWVYNSGFFYIRPTKPSIELLDRVADRLSRDKLWDQAVFNEELFYPSHPGYDGLHAAKRTMDMYLFMNSKVLFKTVRKDAKLKKLKPVIVHVNYHPDKLSRMKAVVEFYVNGKQDALAHFPDGSQ encoded by the exons ATGGCGGGTCGGGCGTTGATGAGGGACAAGGGCCAATCACTTCGTAGATCTCGAATTGCCGCAGCCATTTTGACTGGAGTTCTTATCGGGTGCGTCTTTGCCTTCGTTTTACCTCATGGACTCTTCAGCTCCGATCAGCCAATCCAAAACCGCCGAATCGGCAAATCGGGTCTCCAG GCTTTTTCATCCTCATGTGAATTGCCAGAGCGGATTAACATGATTAAGTCAGATATTGCATCACTGTCAGATAAAAATGCGGAGTTGAATAAGCAAGTCAAGGATCTGACTGAAAGGCTACGGTTTGCTGAACAAGGAAAAGATCATGCACAGATGCAGTTTTTGGATATGGGTGAAAAGCACAAGGCTGGCCCTTTTGGTACTGTCAAGGGTTTGAGAACAAATCCAACTGTCATTCCTGATGAATTAGTGAATCCAAGATTGGCAAAGATCTTGGAGGAAGTTGCTATTCGGAAAGAACTTATTGTTGCACTTGCAAACTCAAATGTCCAAGCCATGTTGGAGGTCTGGTTTACCAGCATCAAGAAGGTGGGTATTAGTAATTATCTAGTTGTAGCACTAGATGACCATATTGAACATTTCTGCAAATCGAATGGTGTTCCAGTTTACAAGAGAGATCCAGATGAGGGTATAGATTCTGTTGCGAAGACGGGAGGTAACCATGCTGTCTCTGGACTGAAATTTCGTATTTTGAGAGAGTTTTTACAACTCGGTTACAGTGTTCTTCTCTCAGACGTAGATATAGTATACTTGCAGAACCCGTTTGATTATATTTATAGGGATTCAGATGTTGAGTCTATGAGTGATGGTCACAATAATATGACTGCATATGGATTTAATGATGTCTTTGATGAACCTGCCATGGGTTGGGCTCGATATGCTCATACTATGAGGATATGGGTTTACAACTCTGGTTTCTTTTATATAAGGCCTACTAAGCCGTCAATCGAGCTGTTGGATCGCGTGGCTGATCGGCTTTCTCGAGACAAATTATGGGACCAAGCAGTCTTTAATGAGGAGCTCTTTTACCCCTCACATCCTGGATATGATGGGCTTCATGCTGCCAAGAGAACTATGGATATGTATCTGTTTATGAACAGTAAGGTCCTTTTTAAGACTGTGCGGAAAGATGCAAAACTAAAAAAGCTGAAGCCAGTTATTGTTCATGTAAATTACCACCCAGATAAACTTTCAAGAATGAAAGCAGTTGTAGAGTTCTACGTTAACGGCAAGCAGGATGCACTAGCACATTTCCCAGATGGTTCTCAGTGA